The following are encoded in a window of Risungbinella massiliensis genomic DNA:
- a CDS encoding 2-oxoacid:ferredoxin oxidoreductase subunit beta, which yields MATFKDFRNKVKPNWCPGCGDFSVLAAMQRAFANQGLEPEDVAIVSGIGCSGRISGYVNAYGLHGVHGRALPIAQGLKLANRDLTVVAAGGDGDGFAIGMGHTVHAIRRNVNITYIVMDNQIYGLTKGQTSPRSEMGFKTKSTPNGSIESAISPMEMALTVGAGFVAQSVSSDLKGLTNVIEEGIKHEGFSLINVYSPCVTYNKINTYDWFKQNIVNLSDIPDYDPSDRGLAMKTLMEHNGLITGIIYQNKEKPSYESMIKGFRDEALAKQDLSISKEQFDKLVGEFA from the coding sequence ATGGCCACATTTAAAGACTTCCGCAACAAAGTGAAACCAAACTGGTGCCCAGGTTGTGGTGACTTCTCCGTGTTGGCCGCCATGCAGCGTGCTTTTGCCAATCAGGGACTAGAACCAGAAGATGTTGCAATCGTTTCTGGGATCGGCTGTTCTGGACGTATCTCTGGATATGTAAATGCTTATGGTCTCCATGGTGTGCATGGTCGTGCTCTACCAATTGCACAAGGCTTAAAATTGGCAAACCGTGATTTGACAGTCGTGGCTGCAGGTGGAGATGGGGATGGATTTGCGATCGGAATGGGGCATACCGTTCATGCAATCCGCCGGAATGTGAACATCACCTACATTGTCATGGACAACCAAATCTATGGTCTCACCAAAGGCCAAACCTCTCCACGTAGTGAAATGGGCTTCAAAACCAAAAGTACTCCAAATGGATCGATTGAATCGGCGATCTCTCCAATGGAAATGGCACTTACGGTTGGTGCAGGTTTCGTAGCACAGTCTGTCTCCAGTGATCTAAAAGGTTTAACCAACGTAATCGAAGAGGGTATCAAACACGAAGGTTTCTCGTTGATCAACGTGTACAGCCCATGTGTAACATATAATAAAATCAACACCTACGACTGGTTCAAACAAAACATTGTAAACCTGAGTGACATTCCAGACTATGACCCAAGTGACCGTGGTCTTGCAATGAAAACATTGATGGAACACAATGGTCTTATTACCGGTATTATCTACCAAAATAAAGAAAAACCTTCTTATGAAAGCATGATCAAAGGCTTCCGTGATGAAGCACTAGCAAAACAAGATCTTTCTATTTCCAAAGAGCAGTTCGACAAGCTCGTTGGAGAATTTGCGTAA
- a CDS encoding cytochrome P450: protein MFFNNLSLMTGEKHKQHRRLIQPAFHKQQIIQYCNDMVTLTHQLLDDWQDRSVIDLNLEMKNLTQRIAVKTLFGIYNEIELNHVSILIERMTKSLPLVALVPINFPGTPYYRTLRIAEQLDVFIQSLIEQKRAQSDSNATDILVSLIDAYDEDGAKLSDEELIGHTFSLFVAGHETTANALTWAIFLLCQHPKVLVDLLDELAGTLHGNPPTIEKLPKLPLLEGIVKETLRLLPPASIGTRITNAPCNLGGFDLPNGSNIIFSQFITHRLPELYDNPDHFQPERWATLKRSPYEYLPFSAGPHMCIGWSFAMQELKVVLATLLQQYRFSVIPNTKIEPNLLMRPKYGMPMQLFRQDYRFQQVSVRGSINQLVDFPVN, encoded by the coding sequence ATGTTTTTTAACAACCTTTCACTCATGACTGGAGAAAAGCATAAACAACATCGTCGCCTTATACAACCGGCGTTCCATAAACAACAAATAATACAATATTGCAATGATATGGTTACACTTACACATCAATTACTCGATGACTGGCAAGATCGATCAGTCATTGATTTGAACCTTGAAATGAAAAACTTGACACAAAGGATTGCTGTAAAAACACTCTTTGGAATATATAACGAAATCGAACTAAATCATGTTAGCATACTTATCGAACGTATGACAAAATCCCTACCACTAGTTGCACTAGTTCCCATCAATTTTCCAGGAACACCTTACTATCGAACCTTACGTATAGCTGAACAATTGGATGTCTTTATACAATCGTTGATAGAACAAAAGCGGGCACAATCAGATTCAAATGCAACAGATATACTAGTATCTCTGATAGATGCCTATGATGAAGATGGAGCAAAGCTGAGTGATGAAGAACTTATTGGTCACACATTTTCATTATTTGTCGCAGGACATGAAACCACCGCGAATGCATTAACTTGGGCGATCTTCTTGCTGTGTCAGCACCCTAAAGTGCTTGTTGATCTTCTTGATGAACTTGCTGGAACTTTGCATGGCAATCCACCAACCATTGAAAAACTACCTAAACTCCCACTACTCGAAGGTATTGTTAAAGAGACCTTGCGTTTACTTCCGCCAGCAAGTATTGGCACTAGAATAACAAACGCTCCATGCAATCTCGGCGGCTTTGATCTACCCAATGGATCCAATATCATTTTCAGTCAATTTATAACTCATCGCTTACCTGAACTATATGACAATCCGGATCACTTTCAACCTGAGCGTTGGGCAACTCTCAAACGATCTCCATATGAGTACCTACCATTCAGTGCTGGACCACACATGTGTATCGGTTGGTCCTTTGCCATGCAGGAATTGAAAGTAGTATTAGCAACACTCCTTCAGCAGTATCGTTTCTCCGTAATCCCTAATACAAAAATCGAACCAAATCTTTTAATGCGTCCTAAATATGGAATGCCCATGCAACTTTTCCGACAAGACTATCGTTTTCAACAAGTATCTGTTCGCGGGTCCATTAACCAACTAGTTGATTTTCCTGTAAATTAG
- a CDS encoding TetR/AcrR family transcriptional regulator — protein MDGYQRRTELKKIKIRKAAFDLFTTYGVEKVSIVEIAKGANVSPVTIYNYFGSKDELLKNVIAEFMNESIEKYDEILEGNSPFPEKMEKIIFDGNETAKKLNLDFIQSNVNNPLILEFMDDFYQKKTLPLMIKMIEQGKKEGYVDQNISFDAILIYIQLFKEALAQPDFFAHTNQAVLLDLNRLFYYGLMGKPQTDVE, from the coding sequence ATGGATGGATATCAACGTCGAACGGAACTAAAGAAAATAAAAATTCGTAAAGCAGCTTTTGATTTATTTACTACATATGGAGTAGAAAAGGTTAGTATTGTGGAAATAGCAAAAGGTGCAAATGTATCACCAGTAACCATTTATAATTATTTTGGTAGCAAAGATGAGCTTTTAAAAAATGTAATTGCTGAATTTATGAATGAGTCAATTGAGAAATACGACGAGATATTAGAGGGAAATAGCCCTTTTCCTGAAAAAATGGAGAAAATCATATTCGATGGTAATGAGACTGCAAAAAAGTTGAACCTGGATTTTATTCAGTCAAATGTGAATAATCCACTCATTCTTGAATTTATGGATGACTTTTACCAAAAGAAAACACTTCCTCTAATGATAAAAATGATTGAACAAGGTAAGAAGGAAGGGTATGTAGACCAAAACATCTCCTTTGATGCCATCTTAATCTACATTCAACTATTTAAAGAAGCACTAGCTCAACCAGATTTTTTTGCTCATACAAATCAAGCAGTGCTTTTAGATTTAAACAGACTCTTCTACTATGGCTTAATGGGTAAACCTCAAACCGATGTTGAATAA
- a CDS encoding Ger(x)C family spore germination protein, whose translation MNKWLSLSISFVLFFFATGCWNHRELNDIAIVTAMGIDKLEGAKRYEVSFQVANPSTLAQATATNPATSILVYSAEGDTLHEATTNATLKVPRQLFFAHKRVIVIGESLAREGIKSFFDVIERDPEGRVSYQVLIAQGHPAKKFVSALSHLDRISGFDLDQKLGRTNNGNDENLRIEVNDVIDALSSPGKELVIPGVYIEGDEKKIASEDNVKEANPGIIGVKELAMFRKDQLIRWLDKRLYDAVTLVRNPVHNLTVVIDCDNEKNRISFPLERSKPELRITEKLGKLSIDVNVLIEGDIIESGCYTNLEDLKVIREIEQKVSKEVETNIKEVVQIAQEEKTDIFGFGEVLHRSHPDLWVKYKNKWSSSFSEALVKVKVQSAVRNAGLRTNPYQVDKE comes from the coding sequence GTGAATAAATGGTTGTCACTTTCTATTAGTTTCGTCCTATTCTTTTTTGCTACTGGCTGTTGGAATCATAGGGAGCTGAATGATATTGCGATTGTTACAGCGATGGGGATCGACAAGCTAGAGGGGGCGAAACGTTATGAGGTTTCTTTTCAGGTTGCCAATCCGAGTACATTGGCACAAGCTACTGCCACCAATCCAGCTACCTCCATTCTCGTTTATTCAGCAGAAGGTGATACGCTTCATGAAGCCACTACTAATGCCACTCTAAAAGTTCCTCGGCAACTTTTTTTTGCACATAAACGAGTCATTGTCATTGGAGAGAGCCTTGCAAGAGAAGGAATTAAGAGTTTTTTTGATGTAATAGAGCGAGATCCAGAAGGAAGGGTTAGTTACCAAGTTCTGATCGCACAAGGTCATCCTGCGAAAAAATTTGTTAGCGCTTTATCCCATTTAGACCGTATTTCCGGATTCGATTTAGACCAAAAACTAGGAAGAACAAACAACGGGAATGATGAAAATCTCAGAATCGAAGTAAATGATGTGATTGATGCCCTTTCAAGTCCTGGAAAAGAGCTTGTGATTCCTGGAGTTTATATCGAAGGAGATGAGAAGAAAATTGCTTCAGAAGATAATGTAAAAGAAGCAAATCCAGGTATTATCGGCGTTAAAGAGTTAGCTATGTTTCGAAAAGATCAATTGATCCGTTGGTTAGACAAGAGATTGTATGATGCTGTAACCCTTGTACGAAATCCAGTTCACAATTTAACTGTAGTAATAGACTGTGACAACGAGAAAAACCGAATTTCCTTTCCCTTAGAACGATCAAAACCAGAATTAAGGATAACGGAGAAATTAGGTAAATTATCAATAGATGTAAACGTCCTAATCGAAGGAGATATCATCGAAAGCGGATGTTATACAAACTTAGAAGATCTGAAAGTGATCCGAGAGATTGAACAGAAAGTATCAAAAGAAGTGGAAACAAATATAAAAGAGGTTGTTCAAATCGCTCAAGAAGAAAAAACAGATATATTCGGATTTGGAGAGGTATTACATAGGAGCCATCCAGATTTATGGGTTAAATACAAAAATAAATGGTCCTCTTCTTTTTCTGAAGCACTTGTGAAAGTGAAAGTTCAATCAGCTGTACGAAATGCCGGTTTAAGAACCAATCCATATCAAGTAGACAAGGAATGA
- a CDS encoding spore germination protein has translation MRWVRKDQKKTVFDLKSDVIKESPLSSFSKENLNRLSKDLGSSPDLIQRTIYPDYMTKTPVGIVYISGLVKEDIINQSIVQPILNYYSPTEQKVQNTYEFIRKHVLSNANLRSENNWKQIITALLSGSTILFIEGFPSALIANVAGGVTKPISEPTSQTVIRGPKDSFTESIQTNIALVRRRIKSPNLWMHQLTIGNISQTTVSVMYINGVVNRKIVDEVIQKLSEIEIDGVLESGYLESFIEDKAFSPFPTVFSTERPDVIAGNLLEGRVAIFIDNTPYVLVAPTSFTQFFQSVEDYAQRYDIATFLRIIRYFSFIVSILAPSIYVALTAFHPEMIPTQLLVNLAGQRENLPFPSLIEALAMELTFEVIREAGIRAPKALNTAVTIVGAIVIGETAVTAGLVSPAMVIVVAITAIASFATPSFPIAISARLVRFPLIFLAATLGLFGVTIGTILIVAHMNTLHSFGVPYLAPFSPYIKEDQKDTIVRVPLWALRSRPKTLHTENPIRIPKDKKFSIQLPKGEKSE, from the coding sequence ATGAGATGGGTCAGAAAAGATCAGAAAAAAACAGTTTTTGATTTAAAAAGTGATGTAATCAAAGAAAGTCCCCTTTCCTCATTCAGTAAAGAGAACTTGAACCGTCTATCCAAAGATTTAGGATCAAGCCCTGATTTAATACAACGAACCATCTATCCAGATTATATGACCAAAACTCCAGTTGGAATCGTCTATATCAGCGGTTTAGTAAAAGAAGACATAATCAATCAATCCATTGTACAACCAATCTTAAACTACTACAGTCCAACTGAACAAAAAGTCCAAAATACCTATGAGTTCATTCGAAAGCATGTTCTTTCTAATGCTAATTTGCGTAGTGAGAATAATTGGAAGCAGATTATCACTGCACTATTATCTGGTAGTACGATTTTATTTATTGAAGGCTTTCCCTCAGCATTAATTGCCAATGTAGCTGGTGGGGTAACTAAGCCAATTTCTGAACCTACCTCTCAAACTGTGATTCGAGGTCCAAAAGATAGTTTTACGGAATCAATACAAACGAACATTGCATTAGTGCGACGTCGTATTAAAAGCCCAAATTTATGGATGCATCAACTTACCATTGGAAATATCTCTCAAACGACCGTTTCCGTAATGTATATCAATGGAGTAGTAAATCGGAAAATAGTGGATGAAGTTATCCAAAAACTTTCGGAAATTGAGATCGATGGTGTTTTGGAATCAGGATATCTAGAATCTTTTATAGAAGATAAAGCCTTTTCTCCCTTTCCAACTGTTTTTTCTACAGAAAGACCTGATGTTATCGCCGGAAATCTCTTGGAGGGGCGAGTTGCCATTTTTATAGATAATACACCATATGTTTTGGTTGCTCCTACTAGTTTTACACAGTTTTTTCAATCTGTAGAAGACTATGCTCAACGGTATGACATCGCCACTTTTCTTCGTATTATTCGGTACTTTTCTTTTATCGTCTCTATTTTAGCGCCATCTATATATGTTGCTTTAACAGCCTTTCATCCAGAAATGATTCCTACTCAGCTTCTGGTCAATTTGGCAGGTCAGCGTGAAAATCTTCCTTTTCCCTCGCTAATAGAAGCTCTTGCAATGGAATTAACATTTGAAGTAATTCGAGAGGCTGGGATTCGAGCTCCAAAAGCTTTAAATACAGCAGTAACCATTGTTGGAGCAATTGTAATTGGAGAAACTGCGGTTACTGCCGGACTTGTATCACCTGCTATGGTAATAGTTGTCGCAATCACTGCGATCGCTAGCTTTGCCACTCCCTCATTTCCTATTGCAATTTCAGCACGTTTGGTTCGTTTTCCATTAATCTTCTTAGCAGCAACTTTAGGATTATTCGGAGTAACCATTGGAACTATTTTAATCGTTGCCCATATGAACACCTTGCATTCCTTTGGGGTTCCATATCTTGCGCCATTCTCTCCTTATATTAAAGAGGATCAAAAAGATACGATTGTACGTGTTCCATTGTGGGCACTTCGGTCTCGTCCCAAGACATTACACACAGAGAATCCTATTCGTATTCCAAAAGACAAGAAGTTTTCCATTCAATTACCAAAGGGTGAAAAGAGTGAATAA
- a CDS encoding MBL fold metallo-hydrolase has protein sequence MNRLIVLGCHSPSPGPGGATPGYLLQVKEKNYLIDCGSGVLAQLAKYIPLAKLDGVFLSHLHSDHFSDFLTLQYGIWLSLHLKERTNSVPVYSPNRPIDRFKMLPYKEAFEVLEISEGLEVTLAENASIRFYQTEHAIPCYAMRIQVGSTTILYGADSGPNTNWSKMERNPNLAILESTFPISMEPKEPTGHLSSRQAGQVAKQMQAKELWLTHLYPAINPELLVKEAKASYQGKIQAAYSGLSFEFN, from the coding sequence GTGAATCGACTAATTGTATTAGGTTGCCATTCCCCTTCCCCTGGTCCAGGAGGGGCTACACCTGGATATTTGCTACAAGTGAAAGAAAAAAACTACTTAATTGATTGTGGAAGTGGTGTGCTTGCTCAGCTCGCTAAGTATATTCCGTTAGCTAAGTTAGATGGTGTTTTTCTTTCGCATTTGCACTCCGACCATTTTTCTGACTTCTTGACGTTGCAATATGGAATTTGGTTATCTCTTCATTTGAAGGAAAGAACGAACAGTGTCCCTGTCTATTCACCAAACCGACCAATAGATCGTTTTAAAATGCTGCCATATAAAGAAGCATTTGAAGTCCTAGAAATATCAGAAGGTCTAGAAGTTACATTAGCTGAAAATGCAAGTATCCGATTTTATCAGACAGAGCATGCGATCCCTTGCTATGCAATGAGAATACAAGTTGGTTCTACTACCATTTTGTACGGCGCGGATTCCGGCCCCAATACAAATTGGAGTAAGATGGAGCGTAATCCTAATCTTGCAATTCTCGAATCTACTTTTCCTATATCGATGGAACCAAAAGAACCAACTGGGCATCTTTCCTCCCGACAAGCAGGTCAAGTAGCGAAGCAAATGCAAGCAAAAGAACTCTGGCTAACTCATCTTTATCCAGCGATTAATCCAGAATTATTGGTGAAGGAAGCAAAAGCAAGCTACCAAGGAAAAATTCAAGCTGCTTACTCTGGATTGAGTTTTGAGTTCAACTAG
- a CDS encoding xanthine phosphoribosyltransferase translates to MRSLQRKIEQEGRVLSEQVLKVDTFLNHQIDPVLMKEIGAEFARLFQNEGITKILTIESSGIAPAVMTGLELNVPVVFARKRKSLTLSADLYEAKVYSFTKQETNPIAVAKSFLTDQDRILILDDFLANGQAVQGLVEIAEQAGSSIAGVGIVIEKSFQDGAAILKEKGLRVESLARVKALQDGKVTFVEETAATST, encoded by the coding sequence TTGCGGAGTTTGCAGAGAAAGATTGAACAAGAAGGTCGAGTATTATCAGAGCAGGTATTAAAAGTGGATACATTCTTAAATCATCAGATTGATCCAGTTCTTATGAAAGAGATCGGAGCAGAATTTGCTCGCCTTTTCCAAAATGAAGGGATTACGAAAATCCTGACTATCGAGTCTTCTGGGATCGCACCGGCTGTTATGACTGGTTTAGAGTTAAATGTACCAGTTGTCTTTGCTAGAAAACGGAAGTCATTAACTCTTTCAGCAGATCTCTATGAAGCAAAAGTTTACTCGTTTACCAAACAAGAGACCAATCCAATCGCAGTCGCCAAATCATTTTTGACCGATCAAGATCGAATCCTTATTTTGGATGACTTTTTAGCCAATGGACAAGCAGTTCAAGGATTGGTAGAAATTGCGGAACAAGCAGGTTCCAGTATTGCTGGAGTAGGAATAGTGATTGAGAAATCGTTCCAAGACGGAGCGGCAATCCTGAAAGAAAAAGGTCTACGAGTAGAGTCGTTAGCTAGAGTAAAGGCTTTGCAAGATGGGAAAGTCACTTTTGTTGAAGAGACAGCAGCCACATCGACATAA
- a CDS encoding CPBP family intramembrane glutamic endopeptidase: MNVLSSQQKALILLAPLLVIVQVIAFQLFDLWDHTWGYLLGFLFYWFLWCIPLTIIVCFKRKIGLKQLYAPIVDQQSNLVALFLVFLPAVSTGIVVFSEYVTIVDRNVIFLALLFALINAPLEELLWRKVYPMIFPRSIWWGFLYPTICFTAWHFAPALVRDSGMEGGITAFVGGALFMGLVWGWYSYRYQTIIPSTIAHILTNFFAFTGFLHVNFFA, translated from the coding sequence ATGAATGTCTTATCCAGTCAACAAAAAGCACTAATCCTGCTAGCTCCTTTACTAGTTATCGTTCAGGTTATCGCGTTTCAATTATTCGATTTGTGGGATCATACATGGGGGTATCTACTCGGTTTTCTTTTCTATTGGTTTCTTTGGTGTATTCCCCTTACAATAATAGTTTGTTTCAAACGGAAAATCGGTTTAAAACAACTATATGCACCCATTGTGGATCAACAATCAAATCTAGTTGCTCTATTTCTAGTATTTTTACCTGCTGTTTCTACTGGAATTGTTGTATTCTCTGAGTATGTAACCATTGTTGACCGGAATGTGATCTTCCTTGCCCTCTTATTTGCTCTTATCAATGCTCCTTTAGAAGAACTATTGTGGAGAAAAGTTTATCCGATGATATTTCCACGAAGCATTTGGTGGGGCTTTCTATATCCAACAATATGTTTTACTGCATGGCATTTTGCACCTGCATTGGTTAGAGATTCAGGAATGGAAGGTGGAATAACTGCCTTTGTAGGAGGTGCCCTTTTTATGGGGTTGGTTTGGGGTTGGTATTCCTATCGATACCAAACGATTATTCCCTCTACCATAGCTCACATATTAACTAACTTTTTTGCATTTACAGGGTTTCTACATGTTAATTTTTTTGCTTAA
- a CDS encoding TetR/AcrR family transcriptional regulator — translation MQTLKKEVKESILKAGIQEFYEKGFLGASMRNIAFRSNVSVGNVYRYFQNKERLFEEIARPFFQELKNLFDSPTESKFKSLSLQKALVILKEHFIPLIIQNRKLLIILYDRSEGTPYAEFKEIWTNLISKQFCHYISIYNQKFPNLPFDERIALPAATSFLEGIIQIARDYESPEDINNLTLEFIRLYFYWSITKEE, via the coding sequence ATGCAAACTTTAAAGAAAGAAGTAAAAGAATCGATTTTGAAGGCAGGTATTCAAGAGTTTTACGAGAAGGGATTTCTCGGTGCCTCCATGCGCAACATAGCTTTTCGCTCAAATGTATCCGTTGGGAATGTCTATCGATATTTTCAAAATAAAGAGAGACTGTTTGAAGAAATCGCAAGACCATTCTTCCAAGAATTGAAGAACTTATTCGACTCACCTACAGAATCGAAATTCAAATCGCTATCTCTCCAAAAAGCATTGGTAATATTGAAAGAGCATTTTATTCCCCTAATTATTCAAAATAGAAAGCTATTAATCATTTTATATGATCGTAGCGAGGGTACACCCTATGCTGAGTTTAAAGAGATTTGGACAAACTTGATTAGCAAACAGTTCTGCCACTATATTTCGATTTACAACCAGAAGTTTCCTAACTTACCGTTTGACGAGCGTATAGCCCTTCCTGCTGCAACCAGTTTTTTAGAAGGTATTATTCAAATTGCAAGAGATTACGAATCACCTGAGGACATCAATAACCTTACGCTAGAGTTTATTCGACTTTACTTTTATTGGAGTATTACAAAAGAAGAATAA
- the tdh gene encoding L-threonine 3-dehydrogenase: MDGLMPALVKHQAGEGAFIQLVEIPEDLAPDEVLVEVKATSICGTDVHIYTWDDWAKSRVKPPYTFGHEFGGVVVQVGSQVKHVKVGDHVSAETHIVCGHCVACRRGDAHVCLNTKIIGVDREGCFTKYVKLPADNIWINSKELPFEIASIMEPMGNAVHTVLSGEVAGRSVAVVGCGPIGLMAVAVAKASGASRVIALDVNDYRLDLAETMGATDLIRSHRVDVLKEIHSFTKGDGVDVVLEMSGHPVAMDQAFKMVTPGGRISVLSLPTSPVTIDITNDIVFKGITVKGITGRRMYDTWQQVAGLLESGQVDLKPLITHRITLEDYEEGFELMKAGKCGKVVFQLD, encoded by the coding sequence ATGGATGGACTAATGCCTGCACTAGTCAAACATCAAGCAGGAGAAGGTGCATTTATACAACTAGTAGAGATCCCTGAGGATCTTGCTCCTGATGAAGTATTGGTAGAGGTAAAAGCTACCAGTATCTGTGGTACAGATGTACATATTTATACATGGGATGATTGGGCAAAAAGCCGAGTAAAACCACCTTACACATTTGGTCATGAGTTCGGTGGTGTGGTAGTTCAGGTTGGCTCTCAAGTAAAGCATGTGAAAGTAGGAGATCATGTTTCCGCTGAGACTCATATTGTATGTGGTCACTGCGTAGCATGTCGACGTGGGGATGCACATGTGTGTCTCAATACGAAAATTATCGGGGTAGATCGAGAAGGTTGTTTTACCAAATATGTAAAGCTACCTGCTGATAACATCTGGATTAATTCGAAAGAACTACCTTTTGAAATCGCTTCCATTATGGAGCCAATGGGAAATGCAGTTCATACTGTACTTTCAGGTGAAGTGGCAGGACGTAGTGTGGCAGTTGTCGGCTGTGGTCCGATTGGCTTAATGGCAGTAGCCGTTGCCAAAGCCTCTGGAGCCTCTCGAGTGATCGCATTGGATGTCAACGATTATCGTTTGGATTTAGCTGAAACTATGGGGGCAACAGATTTGATTCGTTCGCACCGAGTAGATGTTTTAAAGGAGATCCACTCCTTTACAAAAGGAGACGGGGTAGATGTGGTGTTAGAGATGTCAGGTCACCCAGTAGCGATGGATCAAGCCTTCAAGATGGTCACTCCTGGTGGACGTATTTCGGTTCTTAGCTTACCAACTAGCCCAGTTACGATTGATATTACCAATGATATCGTTTTCAAAGGAATAACTGTAAAGGGAATTACGGGGCGGAGAATGTACGATACTTGGCAACAAGTAGCTGGTTTACTCGAATCAGGTCAAGTAGATTTGAAACCACTTATTACACATCGCATAACTTTGGAAGACTACGAAGAAGGTTTTGAATTAATGAAGGCTGGAAAATGCGGGAAAGTCGTATTTCAATTAGACTGA
- a CDS encoding glycine C-acetyltransferase: MKGFTHLEQEIQEWKAKGTFRPLTEIESSQGARVVINGKEVIQLSANNYLGLTTHPRLKSAALEAVEKYGAGTGSVRTIAGTFSMHEEYEQRLAKFKHTEAALVFQSGFTANVGVVASVLGENDVVISDELNHASIIDGIRLTKAKRRIYRHSDLVDLEKALQETQEARVRLVITDGVFSMDGDIALLPEIVELAEKYDALVMVDDAHASGVLGANGRGTVDHFGLHGRVHIQVGTLSKAIGVLGGYVAGPQVLKDYLIHRARPFLFSTSHPPAVTAACEAALDVLLQEPEVIDRLWENARFLKNGLSQLGFDIGESQTPITPVMIGDDALTMQFSDELFHEGVYAQGIVFPTVAKGKARIRTIVSAIHTQEDLELALQSFASVGKKLGVI, from the coding sequence ATGAAAGGGTTTACACACTTAGAACAAGAGATTCAAGAATGGAAAGCAAAGGGAACGTTTCGTCCATTGACCGAAATTGAATCATCACAAGGGGCACGAGTTGTAATCAATGGCAAAGAGGTCATTCAACTTTCTGCTAACAACTATTTAGGACTTACTACTCATCCCCGTCTAAAAAGTGCAGCTCTAGAAGCAGTAGAAAAATACGGTGCAGGTACTGGATCTGTACGTACCATTGCGGGTACATTTTCGATGCATGAGGAGTATGAGCAACGACTCGCAAAATTCAAGCATACCGAAGCAGCACTTGTTTTTCAGTCCGGTTTTACTGCAAATGTAGGGGTAGTTGCCTCGGTTCTAGGAGAAAATGATGTGGTGATTAGTGACGAATTAAACCACGCAAGCATTATTGATGGAATTCGTCTTACTAAGGCAAAACGTCGTATTTATCGACATTCTGACTTAGTTGATTTAGAAAAAGCGCTCCAGGAAACTCAAGAAGCACGAGTACGCCTCGTGATTACCGATGGAGTATTTAGTATGGATGGGGATATTGCCTTATTACCAGAGATTGTAGAACTTGCTGAGAAGTATGATGCATTAGTCATGGTGGACGATGCTCATGCAAGTGGGGTATTGGGGGCAAATGGTCGTGGTACGGTAGACCATTTTGGACTACATGGTCGGGTACATATTCAAGTCGGTACGCTATCCAAGGCGATTGGCGTATTAGGAGGTTATGTAGCAGGACCTCAAGTACTAAAAGACTATCTTATTCACCGGGCGCGACCGTTTTTGTTTAGTACTTCTCACCCACCAGCAGTAACAGCAGCGTGTGAAGCAGCGTTGGATGTCCTATTGCAGGAACCTGAGGTGATCGATCGACTTTGGGAAAACGCTCGTTTTCTTAAAAATGGCTTGTCGCAGTTAGGATTTGACATCGGTGAGAGTCAAACACCGATTACGCCTGTTATGATTGGGGATGATGCTCTTACCATGCAGTTCTCCGATGAGCTATTTCATGAAGGAGTATATGCACAAGGAATTGTTTTTCCAACTGTAGCAAAAGGGAAAGCACGAATTCGGACCATTGTTTCGGCAATTCATACACAAGAGGATTTAGAACTAGCATTACAATCATTTGCGAGTGTAGGAAAAAAATTAGGGGTCATTTAA
- a CDS encoding EthD family reductase, translating into MIKVIAFFNPVQDSDSFAQYFEEHMVPKFLTLPGVIKMNVTRILDQLVASNPNPYFMYTEIYYPSLEAYENGFVHMNPDSQQILQEFMDLAGHISVLNIGTEHTYRNLQTSTAFY; encoded by the coding sequence TTGATAAAAGTCATAGCTTTCTTCAATCCTGTTCAAGATTCTGATTCATTTGCCCAATACTTTGAAGAGCATATGGTTCCTAAATTCTTAACGCTCCCTGGTGTAATTAAAATGAATGTTACTCGCATTCTAGATCAATTGGTTGCCAGTAACCCCAATCCTTATTTTATGTATACTGAAATTTATTATCCTAGTTTAGAAGCATACGAAAATGGATTTGTACATATGAATCCGGACTCACAACAAATACTACAGGAATTTATGGATTTAGCTGGTCATATCTCGGTTCTTAATATTGGCACAGAGCATACTTACCGTAATCTACAAACCTCCACTGCGTTCTATTAA